The following are encoded in a window of Dysidea avara chromosome 4, odDysAvar1.4, whole genome shotgun sequence genomic DNA:
- the LOC136253500 gene encoding probable outer membrane protein pmp6, with protein MIIAAILVACLFSQIEGDSIRRVMPDSQPWNSDDEDFASGSGGGNERGQDKLPCCVSGNFTFHSIDDILNNISSNNIIVNITTDVVLFSNVILEGLENIMIIGHRNPVVKCNDVGAVKFISCKNITIEGIQWEGCGSKDYPGVEFYNSSNVSFERCSFHNSNRRSVLLSQVSGNVYINNCNFTHKYEYSGHGAAIHYSPNTNSHGQHKLVVQNSQFIFNRATQSVVYIDGSGSRIPGHVYLHDNVFVNNTGVPIYISHTNLHIRGSVLFKSNTAKSGGGIYSRNSTVIFYDKSDVNFISNSVATNGGAIYQIYSRIIFETNSMVTYKDNNASNGGAIYSDNSDISFHDNSSVTFNNNEAWIGGAVNCESSSHITFDGNSRVTFNNNEASDDGGAVNCESSSHITFDAWIGGAVNCESSSHITFDGNSRVTFNNNEAWIGGAVNCESSSNITFDGNSNITFNNNEASDDGGAVNCESSSHTTFDGNSRVTFNDNEASDDGGAVYCESSSHITFDGNSSVTFNNNKANYFGGAVYCRFSSNIIFDGNSGVTFNNNEASVDGGAVYSWIGGAVNCESSSHITFDGNSRVTFNNNEAWIGGAVNCESSSNITFDGNSNITFNNNEASDDGGAVNCESSSHTTFDGNSRVTFNDNEASDDGGAVYCESSSHITFDGNSSVTFNNNKANYFGGAVYCRFSSNIIFDGNSSVTFNNNEACVDGGAVYSSDDGGAVYCRSSSHITFDGNSSVTFNNNEASDDGGAVYCRSSSNITFDGNSSVTFNDNEVSDGGGAVYCRSSSHITFDAVYCESSSHITFDGNSSVTFNNNEDNYFGGAVYCGSSSHITFDGNSSVTFNNNEANYFGGAVYCRSSSHITFDGNSSVTFNDNEASDGGGAVYCESSSHITFDGNSSVTFNNNTANYFGGAVYCVFSSHITFDGNSSVTFNNNEASDDGGAVYCRSSSNITFDGNPSVIFNNNAANYGGAVYCVSSSHITFDGNSSVIFNNNEASDDGGAVNCVSSSHITFDGNSRVTFNDNEANYGGAVYCYNSSHINFDDNSSVTFNNNEASDDGGAVYSSVDGGAVYCWSSANITFDGNTSVTFSDNEASYAGGACNNWWSFIQSKFLYIS; from the exons ATGATCATAGCTGCCATTCTGGTAGCATGTTTGTTCAGTCAAATTGAAGGAGACAGTATACGTAGAGTGATGCCTGATAGTCAACCTTGGAACAGTGATGATGAAGACTTTGCTAGTGGTTCAGGTGGTGGAAATGAGAGAGGTCAGGATAAACTTCCCTGTTGTGTATCTGGAAACTTTACCTTTCATTCAATTGATGACATTCTAAATAACATCTCCAGTAATAACATCATTGTCAATATTACAACTGATGTTGTGTTGTTCTCTAATGTGATATTAGAAGGTCTtgaaaatatcatgataatagGACACAGAAATCCTGTTGTAAAGTGTAATGATGTTGGTGCAGTAAAGTTCATCTCCTGCAAGAATATAACCATTGAAGGTATCCAGTGGGAAGGATGTGGCTCTAAAGATTATCCAGGAGTTGAATTCTACAACTCATCCAATGTTTCTTTTGAAAGATGCTCATTCCATAACTCCAACAGAAGAAGTGTTTTACTTTCACAAGTGTCTGGAAATGTGTACATCAACAATTGTAATTTTACACACAAATATGAATATAGTGGACACGgagcagctatacattattcacCAAATACTAATAGCCATGGTCAACACAAGTTGGTGGTCCAAAATAGCCAATTCATTTTCAATAGAGCCACACAAAGTGTAGTTTACATTGATGGTTCAGGTAGTAGGATCCCTGGTCATGTTTACTTACATGACAACGTATTTGTCAACAACACAGGAGTACCAATTTACATTTCACATACTAATCTTCATATTAGAGGTAGTGTGTTGTTCAAGAGTAATACAGCAAAGTCTGGTGGAGGAATTTATAGCAGGAATTCCACTGTCATATTTTATGATAAGTCTGATGTGAATTTTATTAGTAACTCTGTTGCAACTAATGGTGGAGCTATTTATCAAATTTATTCTAGAATTATTTTTGAGACAAACTCAATGGTAACATACAAGGACAACAATGCAAGTAATGGTGGTGCCATATACAGTGATAATTCTGATATCTCATTTCAtgataactcaagtgtaacatttaataataatgaagcctgGATTGGAGGAGCTGTCAATTGTGagtcttcatctcatatcacatttgatggtaactcaagagtaacatttaataataatgaagccagtgatgatggaggagctgtcaATTGTGagtcttcatctcatatcacatttgatg cctgGATTGGAGGAGCTGTCAATTGTGagtcttcatctcatatcacatttgatggtaactcaagagtaacatttaataataatgaagcctgGATTGGAGGAGCTGTCAATTGTGAGTCTTCATCTAATATCAcgtttgatggtaactcaaatataacatttaataataatgaagcaagtgatgatggaggagctgtcaATTGTGAGTCTTCATCTCATaccacatttgatggtaactcaagagtaacatttaatgataatgaagccagtgatgatggaggagctgtttattgtgagtcttcatctcatatcacatttgatggtaactcaagtgtaacatttaataataataaagccaATTATTTTGGAGGAGCTGTTTATTGTAGGTTTTCATCTAATATCatatttgatggtaactcaggtgtaacatttaataataatgaagccagtgttgatggaggagctgtttatt cctgGATTGGAGGAGCTGTCAATTGTGagtcttcatctcatatcacatttgatggtaactcaagagtaacatttaataataatgaagcctgGATTGGAGGAGCTGTCAATTGTGAGTCTTCATCTAATATCAcgtttgatggtaactcaaatataacatttaataataatgaagcaagtgatgatggaggagctgtcaATTGTGAGTCTTCGTCTCATaccacatttgatggtaactcaagagtaacatttaatgataatgaagccagtgatgatggaggagctgtttattgtgagtcttcatctcatatcacatttgatggtaactccagtgtaacatttaataataataaagccaATTATTTTGGAGGAGCTGTTTATTGTAGGTTTTCATCTAATATCatatttgatggtaactcaagtgtaacatttaataataatgaagcctgtgttgatggaggagctgtttatt ccagtgatgatggaggagctgtttaCTGTAggtcttcatctcatatcacatttgatggtaactcaagtgtaacatttaataataatgaagccagtgatgatggaggagctgtttatTGTAGGTCTTCATctaatatcacatttgatggtaactcaagtgtaacatttaatgatAATGAAGTCAGTGATGGTGGAGGAGCTGTTTATTGTAggtcttcatctcatatcacatttgatg ctgtttattgtgagtcttcatctcatatcacatttgatggtaactcaagtgtaacatttaataataatgaagacAATTAttttggaggagctgtatattgtgggtcttcatctcatatcacatttgatggtaactcaagtgtaacatttaataataatgaagccaatTATTTTGGAGGAGCTGTTTATTGTAggtcttcatctcatatcacatttgatggtaactcaagtgtaacatttaatgataatgaagccagtgatgGTGGAGGAGCTGTTTATTGTGAGTCTTCATCTCATattacatttgatggtaactcaagtgtaacatttaataataatacagccaATTATTTTGGAGGAGCTGTTTATTGTGTgttttcatctcatatcacatttgatggtaactcaagtgtaacatttaataataatgaagccagtgatgatggaggagctgtttaCTGTAGGTCTTCATctaatatcacatttgatggtaacccAAGTgtaatatttaataataatgcagCCAattatggaggagctgtatattgtgtgtcttcatctcatatcacatttgatggtaactcaagtgtaatatttaataataatgaagccagtgatgatggaggagctgtaaaTTGTGTatcttcatctcatatcacatttgatggtaactcaagagTAACATTTAATGATAATGAAGCCAATTACGGAGGAGCTGTTTATTGTTACAATTCATCTCATATCAACTTTGAtgataactcaagtgtaacatttaataataatgaagccagtgatgatggaggagctgtatatt ccagtgttgatggaggagctgtatattgttgGTCTTCAGCTAACattacatttgatggtaacacaagtgtaacatttagtgataatgaagccagttatgctggaggagct TGCAACAACTGGTGGAGCTTTATTCAGTCAAAGTTCTTATATATCAGCTAA
- the LOC136253089 gene encoding uncharacterized protein — protein MHNSATHGGAIFLQGQATVFLEGSCMIAFKDNKATESGGALYITAYCTAVFTGYSEVNYSNNEVTQYGGAIYCGDNSNITLDENVSIEFTNNTSEYGGALSIIQSILTFNGNSVAKFTNNIAERGGVFYVLLSSVTLEGNIAANFTGNKAENGGAISVVKSLVTFAEKSRLAFFSNSAAKSGGAMHLSDHFTVNISHNSHIKFYHNTANRRGGAIYCDLTKSVNNKLTFNTTDVVFYSNTDLTGADVYVDIPTSCDETCVNNSIINTGYTQFRGIIKTSPRKLEFNDSAVICIDNDNYTNCQTYLTKNIMLGQEIIINACVLDYHNQPAGSAQFVLSSEDQDHFIIGSDNVLLSCTVFEGVSVMGKRVVGATNYSININSYDGSISDLKKFTVELITELSPCHPGFYYDNTTQICVCYSDSDIVSCSGSTSSIKRGYWFGEVNDKATVTICPNSYCNFTCCETANGFFKLSPVRANQCNSQRSGTACGSCKKGYTLSFDSVECVSVDKCAIFQLLLVVILSVTYWITLVIAVFAMMYYRIGIGYLYAITYYYSIVDIILNQSLYTTPALFTTVSIVSSIAKVTPQFLGQFCLIQNMSGIDQQFIHYTHPLAVTFILAMICFSARISYKISSLVSRGIIHVICCLLLLSYTSVATTSLLIVRPLKFTIGNTVQVKTYLSPDIDYFQGRHLPYAIVAILCTLSIAIGLPLLLLLEPFLNSKINFIRIKPLLDQFQGCYKDNCRFFASYYMICRLVIIVIFISNFSNNNTMQYLMLAVSAVFALIHFVQKPYVNKTLNLFDGLVLVSVTFIAMIPLIDNSGLDLLLTVTVLFPLVSFIGLIMLIHRKNIKKLMKYFTPTPQTTNNNVEVPMREYGVVVDDNMRKNATICEIRESEMDDATHYRESFMEVMDEIED, from the exons ATGCACAACAGTGCCACGCATGGTGGAGCTATATTTTTGCAGGGTCAAGCCACTGTCTTCTTAGAAGGAAGTTGTATGATAGCATTCAAAGATAACAAGGCTACTGAAAGTGGAGGAGCACTCTACATTACTGCCTACTGCACTGCTGTATTTACTGGATATTCTGAAGTGAATTATTCCAACAATGAAGTTACCCAATATGGTGGAGCAATATACTGTGGTGATAATTCCAACATTACACTAGATGAGAATGTCTCTATAGAGTTTACAAACAACACATCTGAATATGGTGGAGCTTTGTCAATTATACAATCAATTTTGACATTTAATGGAAACAGTGTAGCAAAGTTCACAAATAATATTGCAGAGCGGGGTGGAGTATTTTATGTTTTACTGTCCAGTGTAACATTAGAAGGAAACATTGCAGCAAACTTCACAGGGAATAAGGCCGAGAATGGTGGAGCTATTTCTGTGGTGAAATCATTAGTAACATTTGCAGAAAAATCTCGATTGGCATTTTTCAGcaactcagctgcaaaaagtGGTGGGGCCATGCATCTTAGTGATCACTTTACTGTAAACATATCCCATAATTCTCATATTAAATTTTATCACAACACAGCTAATCGCCGTGGTGGAGCCATATATTGTGACCTAACAAAAAGTGTCAATAACAAACTTACATTTAACACTACAGATGTTGTATTTTATAGCAACACTGACCTAACAGGTGCTGATGTTTATGTTGATATACCAACATCATGTGATGagacttgtgtaaacaacagcATTATTAACACAGGATATACTCAATTTAGAGGAATCATTAAAACGTCTCCTAGAAAACTAGAATTTAATGACTCAGCAGTAATATGTATTGATAATGACAATTATACAAACTGTCAAACTTATCTAACAAAAAATATAATGCTTGGTCAGGAAATTATAATCAATGCTTGTGTATTGGATTATCACAATCAACCTGCTGGATCAGCACAATTTGTATTGAGCAGTGAAGATCAAGATCATTTTATTATTGGATCAGACAATGTGCTACTATCATGTACAGTATTTGAAGGAGTCAGTGTAATGGGAAAGAGAGTTGTGGGTGCAACTAATTATTCAATAAACATAAATTCATATGATGGCAGTATATCTGACTTAAAGAAGTTCACCGTTGAACTAATAACTGAACTATCACCATGTCACCCTGGTTTCTACTATGATAATACTACACAAATATGTGTATGCTACAGTGATAGTGATATTGTGTCTTGTTCTGGTAGTACATCATCTATcaaaagaggttactggtttggtgAAGTTAATGATAAAGCTACGGTGACAATTTGTCCCAATAGTTACTGTAATTTTACTTGTTGTGAAACAGCTAATGGATTTTTTAAACTTTCACCAGTCAGAGCAAATCAGTGTAATTCTCAGCGATCTGGTACTGCTTGTGGTAGCTGTAAGAAAGGCTATACTCTTTCATTTGATTCTGTAGAATGTGTAAGTGTTGACAAGTGTGCAATTTTTCAACTACTTCTTGTGGTCATTTTATCAGTTACATACTGGATAACTCTGGTTATTGCTGTCTTTGCTATGATGTACTATAGAATTGGGATTGGTTATTTATAtgctattacatactattacagtatagttgATATTATACTCAACCAAAGTTTATACACAACACCAGCATTATTTACAACTGTTAGCATTGTGTCCAGTATTGCTAAAGTCACACCACAATTTCTGGGACAGTTTTGCTTAATACAAAATATGAGTGGAATTGACCAACAGTTTATTCATTATACCCATCCATTAGCTGTCACATTCATTTTAGCAATGATCTGCTTTTCAGCAAGGATATCTTACAAGATTTCATCATTAGTGAGTAGAGGAATTATCCATGTTATTTGTTGTCTCTTGCTGCTATCCTACACTTCTGTGGCAACAACCTCATTACTAATAGTGCGACCATTGAAATTTACAATTGGAAATACAGTTCAAGTTAAAACATACTTGTCACCTGATATTGACTACTTTCAGGGTCGCCATTTACCATATGCTATTGTGGCAATATTGTGTACATTATCAATTGCAATTGGACTTCCACTTCTGCTTTTGCTTGAACCATTTCTTAACAGTAAGATCAACTTCATCAGAATAAAACCATTGCtagatcagtttcaaggatgttacaaagacaATTGTCGTTTCTTTGCATCTTATTACATGATATGTCGACTGGTGATCATTGTAATATTTATTTCCAATTTCTCTAACAACAATACAATGCAGTATTTAATGCTTGCTGTAAGTGCTGTGTTTGCTTTAATACATTTTGTGCAGAAACCGTATGTGAATAAAACACTCAACTTGTTTGATGGATTGGTTTTAGTATCAGTTACTTTCATCGCAATGATCCCACTTATTGATAACTCTGGCTTAGATTTACTGTTAACAGTTACTGTTCTCTTTCCATTGGTCAGTTTTATTGGATTGATAATGCTAATTCACAGAAAGAATATCAAAAAACTTATGAAATACTTCACGCCAACACCTCAGACTACCAACAACAATGTTGAGGTACCGATGAGAGAGTATGGTGTTGTTGTCGATGATAATATGAGGAAGAATGCTACAATTTGTGAAAT CAGAGAATCAGAGATGGATGATGCTACTCACTACCGCGAATCCTTCATGGAAGTGATGGATGAGATTGAAGACTGA